The DNA segment taatttcttattgctgatctagatattaatctttgtcaccgttgttcagttagttcgttttgaatgttttataagatttttcataattctgaccatcctttgcgttgagatcttcccagacagtagcatcctgttcgtaatactaggtgtacTTTAATTCTAGTATTCATgcttaatgctacacagtattcgagaagtttaattaaagctttgaccaagttgtgaaatgatcttcctaattaggtagtttaatcataggaacttcaaaagttctagcttgtagcgaatgtttttatgttgaataggctgacataaactTCTTTTAATAGTTTACGTAAGGAAAGGttgattttaatgctgttactgttcttaaaagattttataataattgttaatcacttttcttatagttttttccttttccttcctcactgggctatttctccctgttggagcccttaggcctagagtatccagcttttccaacacatatatattatatgtatatatataaactgtatatatatatatatatatatatatatatatatatatatatacacatatatatatatatatatatatatatatatatatatatatatatatatatatatatatatatatatatatatatatatatatatggctacggtatgtatgtagagagagagagagagagagagagagagagagagagagagagagagagagagagagagagagaagagagagagagagagagagagagaataaataaatggGAAGAACCATAACACCAACACGGATTAGTCactgaaaaaagtttttttttcctccccGAGGTCAACCTTTTGCCCTTCTTTTGCATGACCTTCCTGATTAGGTCCAAGAGAGATTTCCTCAAGAGAGTATAAAAGCCATACACGGAGAAGCTGAAGACACAGTTCCACTGTTTCCTTCCCCAAAGAAAGAACTCTTCCACATAATGGTAAGGATTATTGACAGCCTTCATATCTCTACGAGGCTTAAACTCTTCTATAGCTTCTGAAGTTCACCTCTCAGTCATTACAAGTGTGGTCCCCATAATGTGTGGATTGCGTAGAaggagattttaactttttttttattacaaatatgaaagaaaaagatttttagatttttaaaaggAATTTGGTGAATATTTTCCTAAGATATAACTCAAGAAagtttcaaatattaaaaaaatattagaaatcgatttatttatatctttctagTTGGTTTCACCTctacaacagtaaaaaaaaaactaatgttattGTAACTCTCAGAAAATGACAATCattcttttattttagaattttcttACTTAACATTATTCCAGGAGAATTTTGATATGAATAGCTTGTTATGATATACCACAAGGAAAAGATTGAAACGCCAAATAGAATAAAAAACCtcgtaatttaaagaaaaaataacataagaTAACAAGAAAATAACATTCATGTTATTGATGCCATGGGCTCGAGTATCCAACCCATTCAAAAAAgtaatcaagttatttttcattttctttccgaATTAAATCAATTCACAGTTTTCATGATGGCAGAAGATAATTAAACAATTTTATTTCCTTTGCAGAAACTATTGCTGATCACCGCCTTAGCCACAGTCGTGGCCCTGTGCCATGCAGGTGGTAGTAAAGGTAGATTCGGTGGAGGTGGATTTGGAGGAGGAGCTGGATTTGGAGGTGGATCTTCCGGTGGCGGTCATGGAGCCGGCATTGGAGAGGGATCCCTCGGTGGCCGTTCATATGGAAGCCGTGGTATTGgaggaggatcctttggaggtggACACGGAGGAGGTTCCTTTGGAGGTGGAAACGgaggaggatcctttggaggtggACACGGAGGTGGATCCTTCGGAGGTGGATCTTTTGGAGGCGGTAAAGGAGGCTCCTTTGGAGGTGGCTCTCTTGGTGGTGGAcatggaggaggatttggaggcaATGGTGGTTCCATCGGGGGTGGATTCTCCGGTGGCCGCCGATACggataataaattttataaattgtaGAATAGTTATTAAATAATCGCAGCTGAAGAATTTAATTTTATTACCACATTCCGAGTCCAAAATGTGCTAGTTTTTAAACTTCGACCTTCAATCTATAATAAGGATTttggtatctatttatatatgtcatataatTAAAGAATGACTTAATCATAGCAGAACTTTTATTTATTCAGTAAATATAATCGAACTTCGTCTCATAATTCAAGATGATTTTATTCCATAGGATTATAtttcactcttttttttattttgtaaaaaggaATCCCAATCTAGCTTTTATACTCAGAAGGACATTTTTGTAATAGCTGTGGTTATCTTTTATTGTATACCAATTATGATAAATCATGAATGGCTGATATACTGGAAGGAACTGCAAGTAATTAAGTAGAATTATTAAGAACCTTTCCCGTCAGTTTTCATATTAGTTAGAAAAAATTTTGCTCTTATTTTGAAAGTGAAAAGCGGCCAATGAataaacattagcaataacatatcacttgattatatacagtagatatgcatatgcataggtgtgtatatattaacacgaaaatatgtaaatatttataaatatacaaacacacacataagtatatatatatatatatatatatatatatatataaataatatatatatttatatacatatataaatatatatctctataaataatatatatatatatatatatatatatatatatatatatatatatatatatatatatatatatgtattatagtcacgaaa comes from the Palaemon carinicauda isolate YSFRI2023 chromosome 16, ASM3689809v2, whole genome shotgun sequence genome and includes:
- the LOC137655191 gene encoding acanthoscurrin-2-like, with protein sequence MIYHKEKIETPNRIKNLKLLLITALATVVALCHAGGSKGRFGGGGFGGGAGFGGGSSGGGHGAGIGEGSLGGRSYGSRGIGGGSFGGGHGGGSFGGGNGGGSFGGGHGGGSFGGGSFGGGKGGSFGGGSLGGGHGGGFGGNGGSIGGGFSGGRRYG